A window of Grus americana isolate bGruAme1 chromosome 21, bGruAme1.mat, whole genome shotgun sequence contains these coding sequences:
- the RNF207 gene encoding RING finger protein 207 isoform X2 has product MAGGIFSPLGSCSELEKANCHPLVCLLCHEPYQHPCLLDCYHNFCASCLRGRASDGRLRCPLCGHPSVVRGGTGLPPVDRLLQFLVDSSADGEEDVQCANCDRHCTKAELDTMYFCNTCGQPLCTLCREETHRAKMFARHEIVSLSKRTKDIHKKCPLHEEPYIMFSTEKKSMLCINCFRDMQGESRAHCIDIETAYMQGCQRLDQAVMAVKELQTSTREAIVLLKAMIEEVRNSASEEEAAINSLFGRMQEQLSERKKTLLKAVQSQHEEKEKAFKEQLAHLASLLPTLQVHLVTCSAFLSSANKAEFLDLGYQLMERLQRIVKLPHRLRPAQTSKINSEYQAEFARCLEPLLMLSPRRSVVGSAGSIGPGIAGTNMLSGGQCSKTLMVPGCPPASDKMSTGPMVRKPTMHRYISTKVLLAEGRETPFAEHCRNYENTYRMLQTEIQGLKDQVQELHRDLTKHHSLIKTEIMSEILQKSLQMDVQIAAHYSAVEMMRSVFEEVWEETYQRVANEQEIYEAQLHDLLQLRQENSCLTTITKQIAPYVRSIAKVKERLEPRLQEPREPKEEQAQMLLKICDDSEAAPSVAGDPSLKSKDCCRGQQENRADSTAEKELTL; this is encoded by the exons ATGGCCGGCGGCATCTTCTCCCCGCTGGGGAGCTGCTCGGAGCTAGAGAAGGCCAACTGCCACCCGCTGGTCTGCCTGCTCTGCCACGAGCCCTACCAGCACCCCTGCCTGCTCGACTGCTACCACAACTTCTGCGCCAGCTGCCTGCGGGGCCGCGCCAGCGACGGCCGCCTGCGCTGCCCGCTCTGCGG GCACCCCTCAGTGGTGagggggggcacggggctgccCCCCGTGGACCGGCTCCTGCAGTTCCTGGTGGACAGCTCGGCTGACGGCGAGGAGGATGTGCAGTGCGCCAATTGTGACCGGCACTGCACCAAGGCG GAGCTGGACACCATGTACTTCTGCAACACCTGCGGGCAGCCCCTCTGCACCCTGTGCCGCGAGGAGACCCACCGTGCCAAGATGTTCGCCCGCCACGAGATCGTCTCCCTCTCCAAGCGCACCAAGGACATCCACAAGAAGTGCC CGCTGCATGAGGAGCCCTACATCATGTTCTCCACCGAGAAGAAGTCCATGCTCTGCATCAACTGCTTCAGGGACATGCAGGG GGAGAGCCGGGCGCACTGCATCGACATCGAGACGGCGTACATGCAGGGCTGCCAGCGCCTGGACCAGGCGGTGATG GCCGTGAAGGAGCTGCAGACCTCCACGCGCGAGGCCATCGTCCTTCTCAAGGCCATGATCGAGGAGGTGCGCAACAGTGCCAGCGAGGAGGAGGCAGCCATCAACTCCCTCTTCGGCCGCATGCAG GAGCAGCTCTCCGAGAGGAAGAAGACGCTCCTGAAAGCTGTGCAGAG CCAGcatgaggagaaggagaaggcgTTCAAGGAGCAGCTCGCCCACCTCgcctccctgctgcccaccctgcaG GTCCACCTGGTGACCTGCTCGGCCTTCCTGAGCTCCGCCAACAAAGCCGAGTTCCTGGACCTGGGCTAC caACTGAtggagaggctgcagaggatTGTCAAGCTGCCACACCGCCTGCGGCCGGCCCAGACCAGCAAG ATCAACAGCGAGTACCAGGCAGAGTTTGCCCGCTGCCTGGAGCCCCTGCTGATGCTCAGCCCCCGCCGCTCCGTGGTGGGCAGCGCCGGCAGCATCGGTCCTGGCATCGCTGGCACAAACAT GCTCTCCGGTGGCCAATGCTCCAAGACCCTGATGGTGCCTGGCTGCCCCCCCGCCAGCGATAAAATGTCCACTGGCCCCATGGTGCGGAAGCCGACGATGCACCGGTACATCAGCACCAAGGTCCTGCTGGCCGAGGGGCGCGAGACCCCCTTCGCCGAGCACTGCCGCAACTACGAGAACACCTACCGG ATGCTGCAGACAGAGATCCAGGGCCTGAAGGACCAGGTGCAGGAGCTGCACCGTGACCTCACCAAGCACCACTCGCTCATCAAGACAGAGATCATGAGCGAGATCCTGCAGAAGTCCCTGCAGATGGACGTGCAGATCGCAGCTCACTACTCCGCCGTGGAGATGATGCGCAGCGTCTTCGAGGAG GTCTGGGAAGAGACGTACCAGCGGGTGGCAAACGAGCAGGAGATCTATGAAG cccagctccacgacctgctgcagctgcggCAGGAGAACAGCTGCCTGACCACCATCACCAAGCAGATTGCACCCTACGTCCGCTCCATCGCCAAGGTGAAGGAGCGGCTGGAGCCCAG gctgcaggagcccCGGGAGCCCAAGGAGGAACAGGCGCAGATGCTGCTCAAGATCTGCGACGACAGTGAAGCAGCACCAAG CGTTGCTGGAGACCCctctctgaaaagcaaagactgctgcaggggacagcaggaaaacagggcCGACAGCACCGCCGAGAAAGAGCTCACACTGTAG
- the RNF207 gene encoding RING finger protein 207 isoform X1, with protein sequence MAGGIFSPLGSCSELEKANCHPLVCLLCHEPYQHPCLLDCYHNFCASCLRGRASDGRLRCPLCGHPSVVRGGTGLPPVDRLLQFLVDSSADGEEDVQCANCDRHCTKAELDTMYFCNTCGQPLCTLCREETHRAKMFARHEIVSLSKRTKDIHKKCPLHEEPYIMFSTEKKSMLCINCFRDMQGESRAHCIDIETAYMQGCQRLDQAVMAVKELQTSTREAIVLLKAMIEEVRNSASEEEAAINSLFGRMQEQLSERKKTLLKAVQSQHEEKEKAFKEQLAHLASLLPTLQVHLVTCSAFLSSANKAEFLDLGYQLMERLQRIVKLPHRLRPAQTSKINSEYQAEFARCLEPLLMLSPRRSVVGSAGSIGPGIAGTNMLSGGQCSKTLMVPGCPPASDKMSTGPMVRKPTMHRYISTKVLLAEGRETPFAEHCRNYENTYRMLQTEIQGLKDQVQELHRDLTKHHSLIKTEIMSEILQKSLQMDVQIAAHYSAVEMMRSVFEEVWEETYQRVANEQEIYEAQLHDLLQLRQENSCLTTITKQIAPYVRSIAKVKERLEPRLQEPREPKEEQAQMLLKICDDSEAAPRDALPGSKERALASPRESCVPGSVAGDPSLKSKDCCRGQQENRADSTAEKELTL encoded by the exons ATGGCCGGCGGCATCTTCTCCCCGCTGGGGAGCTGCTCGGAGCTAGAGAAGGCCAACTGCCACCCGCTGGTCTGCCTGCTCTGCCACGAGCCCTACCAGCACCCCTGCCTGCTCGACTGCTACCACAACTTCTGCGCCAGCTGCCTGCGGGGCCGCGCCAGCGACGGCCGCCTGCGCTGCCCGCTCTGCGG GCACCCCTCAGTGGTGagggggggcacggggctgccCCCCGTGGACCGGCTCCTGCAGTTCCTGGTGGACAGCTCGGCTGACGGCGAGGAGGATGTGCAGTGCGCCAATTGTGACCGGCACTGCACCAAGGCG GAGCTGGACACCATGTACTTCTGCAACACCTGCGGGCAGCCCCTCTGCACCCTGTGCCGCGAGGAGACCCACCGTGCCAAGATGTTCGCCCGCCACGAGATCGTCTCCCTCTCCAAGCGCACCAAGGACATCCACAAGAAGTGCC CGCTGCATGAGGAGCCCTACATCATGTTCTCCACCGAGAAGAAGTCCATGCTCTGCATCAACTGCTTCAGGGACATGCAGGG GGAGAGCCGGGCGCACTGCATCGACATCGAGACGGCGTACATGCAGGGCTGCCAGCGCCTGGACCAGGCGGTGATG GCCGTGAAGGAGCTGCAGACCTCCACGCGCGAGGCCATCGTCCTTCTCAAGGCCATGATCGAGGAGGTGCGCAACAGTGCCAGCGAGGAGGAGGCAGCCATCAACTCCCTCTTCGGCCGCATGCAG GAGCAGCTCTCCGAGAGGAAGAAGACGCTCCTGAAAGCTGTGCAGAG CCAGcatgaggagaaggagaaggcgTTCAAGGAGCAGCTCGCCCACCTCgcctccctgctgcccaccctgcaG GTCCACCTGGTGACCTGCTCGGCCTTCCTGAGCTCCGCCAACAAAGCCGAGTTCCTGGACCTGGGCTAC caACTGAtggagaggctgcagaggatTGTCAAGCTGCCACACCGCCTGCGGCCGGCCCAGACCAGCAAG ATCAACAGCGAGTACCAGGCAGAGTTTGCCCGCTGCCTGGAGCCCCTGCTGATGCTCAGCCCCCGCCGCTCCGTGGTGGGCAGCGCCGGCAGCATCGGTCCTGGCATCGCTGGCACAAACAT GCTCTCCGGTGGCCAATGCTCCAAGACCCTGATGGTGCCTGGCTGCCCCCCCGCCAGCGATAAAATGTCCACTGGCCCCATGGTGCGGAAGCCGACGATGCACCGGTACATCAGCACCAAGGTCCTGCTGGCCGAGGGGCGCGAGACCCCCTTCGCCGAGCACTGCCGCAACTACGAGAACACCTACCGG ATGCTGCAGACAGAGATCCAGGGCCTGAAGGACCAGGTGCAGGAGCTGCACCGTGACCTCACCAAGCACCACTCGCTCATCAAGACAGAGATCATGAGCGAGATCCTGCAGAAGTCCCTGCAGATGGACGTGCAGATCGCAGCTCACTACTCCGCCGTGGAGATGATGCGCAGCGTCTTCGAGGAG GTCTGGGAAGAGACGTACCAGCGGGTGGCAAACGAGCAGGAGATCTATGAAG cccagctccacgacctgctgcagctgcggCAGGAGAACAGCTGCCTGACCACCATCACCAAGCAGATTGCACCCTACGTCCGCTCCATCGCCAAGGTGAAGGAGCGGCTGGAGCCCAG gctgcaggagcccCGGGAGCCCAAGGAGGAACAGGCGCAGATGCTGCTCAAGATCTGCGACGACAGTGAAGCAGCACCAAG ggacGCCTTGCCCGGCAGCAAGGAGCGGGCTCTGGCCAGCCCCAGGGAGAGCTGTGTGCCCGGCAGCGTTGCTGGAGACCCctctctgaaaagcaaagactgctgcaggggacagcaggaaaacagggcCGACAGCACCGCCGAGAAAGAGCTCACACTGTAG
- the RPL22 gene encoding 60S ribosomal protein L22, giving the protein MAPVKKPAAKGGKKKKQVLKFTLDCTHPVEDGIMDAANFEQFLQERIKVNGKAGNLGGGVVTIERSKSKITVTSEVPFSKRYLKYLTKKYLKKNNLRDWLRVVANSKESYELRYFQINQDEEEEEEED; this is encoded by the exons ATGGCGCCCGTG AAGAAGCCCGCAGCGAAAGGtggcaaaaaaaagaagcaggtgTTGAAGTTCACCCTGGACTGCACCCACCCCGTGGAGGATGGCATCATGGACGCCGCTAACTTT GAGCAGTTCCTGCAGGAAAGGATCAAGGTGAACGGCAAAGCAGGAAACCTGGGTGGGGGCGTGGTGACCATCGAGAGGAGCAAGAGCAAGATCACGGTCACGTCGGAGGTCCCGTTCTCAAAGAG GTACCTGAAGTACCTGACCAAGAAGTACCTGAAGAAGAACAACCTGCGCGACTGGCTGCGCGTGGTGGCCAACAGCAAGGAGAGCTATGAGCTGCGCTACTTCCAGATCAACcaggacgaggaggaggaggaggaggaggattga